From the Neorhodopirellula lusitana genome, one window contains:
- a CDS encoding FHA domain-containing protein, producing MIGNAVKTTARPTPSDDVLNASAATASAANLASMLDASRWDEQRAEPEDTDRGSKDSRETAKWASTPSSWQKDTSLEFRVRCEGQPTRRLRLSGARYTLGSGTGCSIRLDDESLRPLHAVLIRDHQRVLVRAYSVPLYINDDRVSEGVLEINDRLRLGGYEFELLSNSPLPISEQRTSSERPATKPVAVSTPEITHGDLELAAAYQAGVSEVSQPVAEPVQPTPPATTESDAWQRAFHEDAKQWRSLKQDVQKRTEWCSSRERELHEQRQWLDRQMAILQQRHDELGGQEAAAMEVQEEFNRRYEDLIKRQDELALQEQELDAGREHLRLQQERLDGRDRLHRRQIEQLLEEQERFREQEVVHQKVIADSKEQLRMSHQRADAATSAVEQMRSKFALLNDQLLQLTQQQEELQRLEAERNREHQAQCDHLALARDEALSQRDEVARQRDEALDGKAHSDARRERAIIQRDELECIEEQLRVEIQHLQDEIAQTRQEAVALDADCQTARDTIAKLEETIQINEERHELDRQSWTEEVESLRRNVDELTIDLAGAQTTLSKLRDENDRLALQLNGVTEERDDAVKQRDAALSECEVANKACDAARAEIEGAHRTLQDALSNCEQALRERDEIAGLRDDLSSELKTTHEQLDDWKRRNELAERRYDDAQRLVDEARDQWQVAEHARDEAEAKREAAEVNLAAAQRDVAAMQTERDEAVSEYDNLKRQRDEAVHDASETRRLYDRSNRDHDDTLDKIELLEQQTRDLIDHKKKANAEPGEHVGPALALGAALASPALGLIRDDQELDANESESAELQAASEFQESSGFQIAGEPEPETEPETSLQDSESEPSLLHIAATDESDVGESLLADSSDDPVAVVAASEPAESIEPAAVVEADEDVWPTYSTPAAIDEAAAEELPVALDVHDATTPEDITPSLGIAQGLDEVDSSDAAPLWNSVATDPEANLDQSDVSVTPTESSSDADVLAMTGSVEPVADEYAPDVPEWPEESSSYLLPEERVGGEAESAHSTPTSPVAPESEVEPAVQQDVAQDSSTDEPAFGGLFEPESAASLEAASFEAANNVYDSEVSVNENSASEGLASDELTSEDSIVEESVSEDLVRLGLVSETRDEPHADEPPYTDGSVADEPQPVESSFLDSSYHDSLSEGAFSSTGESEEGLSSGEAVGFTDEATGYSSEATGFSSEENMTPAEESLSERLLREMGLEVKSDASKEQPSESLGEPSGQDATAWQATAPTEEDAWDQDASAGIDTEAGDELAANVTAQWQPSDAPQLADVLRSDAMQNDNVAQGNAFSGVGQQEEEDGADLSYGDMISESSLPAEDDSDYSTTNTVDAYSPSEKEEVFASETASQLIEPIVCEPEEVAPVIDEVPLAAVPEQSGAGADESVDDDSIEAYMNRLLQRVQGQPDEAPVPAAKAEPVAKSEPDVESNTEASDLDASDSMEIGTTSEAEVSPDAPLVPRSQAPERNSNLSAMRELANESARSAITRSNRSQSHTTRIQAMLKFAYAGIALICGLIAVAMIDLMMLKVIAVIAALVAAGIFIKEGFGLMAELGQRKPAAASAVVVETEE from the coding sequence ATGATAGGCAACGCAGTGAAAACCACGGCGCGACCCACTCCATCGGACGATGTTCTAAACGCTTCAGCGGCGACAGCATCTGCGGCGAACCTTGCTTCCATGCTGGATGCCAGTCGCTGGGATGAGCAGCGAGCCGAGCCGGAAGACACGGATCGTGGTTCCAAGGACAGCCGTGAAACTGCGAAGTGGGCCAGCACGCCCTCATCATGGCAAAAAGACACCAGCCTGGAATTTCGCGTTCGTTGCGAAGGCCAGCCGACTCGTCGCTTGCGACTTTCGGGTGCCCGCTACACGCTCGGCAGCGGCACCGGTTGCTCGATTCGTCTCGACGATGAATCGCTGCGTCCACTGCACGCCGTCCTGATTCGCGACCACCAACGAGTCTTGGTGCGAGCCTATTCGGTCCCGTTGTACATCAACGATGATCGCGTCAGCGAAGGCGTTCTGGAAATCAACGATCGCTTGCGATTGGGTGGCTACGAATTCGAACTGCTAAGCAACTCGCCGTTGCCGATCAGCGAACAGCGAACCTCAAGCGAGCGGCCTGCTACCAAGCCGGTCGCAGTGTCAACGCCCGAGATCACCCACGGTGACTTGGAACTGGCCGCTGCCTACCAAGCTGGCGTTTCCGAAGTGAGCCAGCCTGTTGCCGAACCCGTACAACCAACTCCGCCAGCGACCACTGAAAGTGATGCCTGGCAGCGAGCCTTTCATGAGGACGCCAAGCAATGGCGTTCGCTCAAACAAGACGTTCAGAAACGTACGGAATGGTGCAGCAGTCGCGAGCGTGAACTTCACGAACAGCGTCAATGGCTGGACCGTCAAATGGCGATCTTGCAACAACGTCACGATGAACTGGGCGGCCAAGAAGCGGCTGCGATGGAAGTTCAAGAAGAGTTCAATCGTCGTTACGAAGACCTGATCAAACGTCAAGACGAACTTGCGTTGCAAGAACAAGAGCTTGACGCGGGGCGTGAGCACTTGCGTCTTCAGCAAGAACGTCTCGATGGACGCGATCGTTTGCATCGCCGACAAATCGAACAACTGCTTGAGGAACAAGAGCGGTTCCGCGAACAAGAAGTCGTTCACCAGAAGGTGATTGCGGACAGCAAAGAACAGCTTCGTATGTCGCATCAACGTGCGGACGCCGCTACCAGTGCGGTCGAGCAAATGCGATCCAAGTTTGCGTTGCTGAACGATCAGCTTCTGCAACTGACGCAGCAACAGGAAGAACTGCAAAGGCTGGAAGCCGAACGGAATCGTGAACACCAAGCCCAGTGCGATCACCTGGCTCTCGCCCGTGACGAAGCCCTATCGCAACGCGATGAAGTGGCTCGCCAACGCGACGAAGCTTTGGATGGGAAGGCTCATAGCGACGCACGTCGTGAGCGAGCGATCATCCAGCGTGACGAACTTGAATGCATTGAGGAACAGCTGCGTGTTGAAATTCAGCATCTGCAGGACGAGATCGCGCAAACTCGCCAAGAAGCGGTTGCCCTGGATGCCGATTGCCAAACCGCTCGCGACACCATCGCGAAGCTGGAAGAAACCATTCAGATTAATGAAGAACGTCACGAGCTCGATCGTCAGTCTTGGACTGAAGAAGTCGAATCGCTGCGTCGTAACGTTGACGAACTGACCATCGACCTCGCTGGTGCTCAAACCACACTTAGCAAGCTGCGTGACGAGAACGATCGTCTCGCTTTGCAGTTGAATGGTGTTACCGAAGAACGTGATGATGCTGTCAAGCAACGCGACGCCGCACTCAGTGAGTGTGAAGTGGCGAACAAAGCTTGCGATGCTGCACGGGCTGAAATCGAAGGTGCACACCGCACCCTGCAGGATGCATTGTCGAACTGCGAACAAGCATTGCGTGAGCGTGATGAAATCGCTGGGTTGCGAGACGACCTCAGCAGCGAACTGAAGACCACCCACGAGCAACTTGACGACTGGAAGCGTCGGAATGAGCTTGCGGAACGTCGCTATGACGATGCCCAAAGATTGGTCGACGAAGCACGTGACCAGTGGCAAGTTGCCGAGCATGCTCGCGATGAAGCCGAAGCGAAGCGTGAAGCGGCAGAGGTAAACCTTGCCGCTGCCCAGCGTGATGTCGCAGCGATGCAGACGGAACGAGATGAGGCGGTCAGTGAGTACGACAACTTGAAACGCCAACGTGACGAAGCCGTTCATGACGCTTCGGAGACGCGGCGTTTGTACGATCGTTCCAATCGTGATCACGATGACACGCTCGATAAAATCGAGTTGCTGGAACAGCAAACTCGTGATTTAATCGACCACAAAAAAAAAGCGAATGCTGAACCTGGCGAGCACGTCGGTCCCGCACTCGCGTTAGGGGCTGCGTTGGCGAGCCCAGCTTTAGGGCTAATTCGCGACGACCAAGAACTGGATGCGAATGAATCCGAGTCCGCTGAACTTCAAGCGGCCTCGGAATTCCAGGAGTCTTCTGGATTCCAGATCGCCGGGGAGCCCGAGCCGGAAACGGAACCCGAAACCTCGCTGCAGGATTCGGAATCCGAACCCAGTTTGTTACACATTGCCGCGACCGATGAGTCGGACGTGGGCGAATCCTTGTTGGCTGATTCTTCCGACGACCCTGTTGCGGTTGTCGCCGCATCGGAGCCAGCTGAATCGATCGAGCCGGCTGCCGTTGTCGAAGCTGACGAAGACGTCTGGCCTACTTACTCGACTCCCGCCGCGATCGACGAAGCGGCCGCTGAAGAATTGCCGGTCGCGCTGGATGTCCATGACGCAACGACTCCAGAAGACATCACGCCGTCATTGGGAATTGCCCAGGGGCTTGACGAAGTTGATTCCAGCGACGCCGCGCCTCTTTGGAATTCGGTCGCCACCGATCCCGAGGCCAATCTGGATCAATCTGACGTTTCGGTAACGCCGACTGAATCCTCTTCGGATGCAGACGTCTTGGCCATGACCGGCTCGGTTGAGCCCGTGGCCGATGAATACGCTCCCGACGTGCCTGAGTGGCCGGAAGAATCAAGCAGCTATCTGTTGCCGGAAGAACGTGTTGGTGGTGAAGCTGAATCGGCTCATTCCACACCGACTTCCCCGGTTGCTCCAGAATCAGAAGTTGAACCTGCAGTTCAACAGGATGTGGCACAGGATTCCTCCACCGATGAGCCCGCTTTCGGCGGTTTGTTTGAGCCTGAGTCTGCCGCCAGCCTGGAAGCTGCTAGCTTCGAAGCCGCTAACAACGTTTACGATTCCGAAGTCTCGGTGAACGAGAACTCGGCCAGTGAAGGCTTGGCCAGTGATGAATTGACCAGCGAAGACTCGATCGTTGAAGAGTCCGTCAGTGAAGATCTGGTTCGGCTAGGGCTTGTCAGTGAAACACGCGACGAGCCGCATGCGGATGAGCCTCCTTACACAGATGGTTCGGTTGCCGATGAGCCACAACCGGTGGAATCGTCGTTCTTGGATTCGTCCTACCACGATTCGCTTAGCGAAGGTGCGTTCAGCAGTACTGGGGAAAGTGAAGAAGGTCTGTCGTCCGGTGAGGCTGTTGGATTTACAGATGAAGCAACGGGTTATTCCAGCGAAGCAACCGGTTTTTCTAGCGAAGAAAACATGACCCCCGCCGAGGAATCGCTCAGCGAGCGGCTCCTTCGTGAAATGGGTTTGGAAGTGAAGTCGGACGCTTCCAAAGAGCAGCCGAGTGAGTCATTGGGCGAGCCATCGGGCCAGGACGCGACCGCTTGGCAAGCCACTGCACCGACAGAGGAAGACGCTTGGGACCAGGACGCATCGGCCGGGATCGATACCGAGGCGGGGGATGAATTGGCCGCCAACGTGACTGCCCAGTGGCAACCATCCGATGCACCGCAGTTGGCAGACGTCTTGCGTAGTGACGCGATGCAGAATGACAACGTGGCTCAAGGCAACGCATTTAGCGGTGTCGGGCAACAAGAGGAGGAAGACGGTGCGGATCTTAGCTATGGAGACATGATCTCTGAAAGCAGTTTGCCCGCGGAAGACGACAGTGACTATTCCACGACCAACACCGTGGATGCCTACTCGCCGTCTGAGAAAGAGGAAGTGTTCGCAAGTGAAACCGCTTCGCAGTTGATCGAACCCATCGTTTGCGAACCCGAAGAGGTCGCTCCGGTGATCGACGAGGTTCCGCTGGCGGCCGTTCCAGAACAATCTGGTGCAGGTGCCGACGAGTCGGTTGATGATGATTCGATCGAAGCCTACATGAACCGTCTGCTGCAGCGTGTTCAGGGCCAGCCCGACGAGGCTCCGGTTCCTGCCGCAAAGGCGGAACCCGTTGCGAAGAGCGAACCGGATGTCGAATCGAATACCGAAGCCAGCGATTTGGACGCTAGCGATTCGATGGAAATCGGGACAACGAGTGAGGCTGAGGTCAGTCCCGACGCGCCGTTGGTTCCTCGGTCACAGGCACCCGAACGCAACAGCAACCTGTCGGCGATGCGAGAGCTTGCTAACGAGTCCGCTCGCAGTGCGATCACACGCAGCAATCGTTCGCAAAGTCACACCACTCGCATCCAAGCGATGCTGAAGTTCGCTTATGCCGGAATCGCATTGATCTGCGGCTTGATTGCGGTGGCGATGATCGACCTGATGATGTTGAAAGTGATCGCTGTGATCGCAGCTTTGGTAGCGGCCGGGATCTTCATCAAGGAAGGCTTCGGTCTGATGGCGGAACTGGGGCAACGGAAACCCGCCGCTGCATCCGCTGTTGTCGTGGAAACGGAAGAATAG
- a CDS encoding ATP-dependent helicase, whose product MESITKNLTDAQADAVTHIDGPLLIIAGPGSGKTRVVTHRIAHMLHQGVRPYQIAALTFTNKAADEMRMRVNLLAPGQPVWMGTFHRFCAQQLRRYASMVGLNENYSIYDMSDSKSAMKRAIAAAGIATSHTSPEQISSAISKAKNRLITPEIMQQQSGRAGDTVAARVYPVYQQQLLLANAVDFDDLLYHFARLLRENPEVRAELDAKLKYIMVDEYQDTNLAQYAIVRAMSVDHPNLAVTGDPDQSIYGWRGADLNNILDFEKDYPNVKTVRLEQNYRSTPNILAVADQLIRHNRRRKAKELFTENPDGENVILRQYEDGYQEADEIADEIAAQMIAGNAEPRDFAIFCRMNALTRSLEHALRNRGLPYQIVNGQEFYQRKEVKDLLSYLHLINNPAHDVALQRVINTPTRGIGATTIGRLQSFADANRIPMLEAARRANEIDSLSKRAVTMVSRFVTIYDRLRKKATASLEDLLRYLVEETHYVAYLEKTGIEKEDHNPVANVDELISAAVEFDRMHPDDGSLDAFLEQVALVADTDAFEDSNNRVTLMTLHAAKGLEFPRVFVIAVEDDLLPHRRSKEDDQQLEEERRLLFVGITRAKQWCQLSYAKRRSVRGDIRPVIPSMFLNELPRADMTVQEARADNDFFDAVDQEYPESWDIIQEEPDGTAADSGPGVQLDADPFGPDEVFEPGPEPSNPSTVDRLPSASVIPDVYFDDAETPVKKSKAKSKIKAGLQTASEMLDSGRTPLNLYREGSTVRHPEYGEGTITSLVGRGPKKTAKIQFGEETGEQTFRLAFAKLELVD is encoded by the coding sequence ATGGAATCAATTACGAAGAATTTGACCGATGCCCAGGCGGATGCGGTCACACATATCGATGGACCGTTGCTAATCATCGCGGGCCCAGGCTCGGGAAAAACTCGGGTGGTGACTCACCGCATCGCTCATATGTTGCACCAAGGCGTGCGTCCCTACCAAATCGCGGCGTTGACGTTCACCAACAAAGCCGCGGATGAGATGCGGATGCGGGTCAACCTGCTCGCCCCAGGCCAGCCGGTTTGGATGGGCACCTTCCACCGGTTTTGTGCTCAACAGTTGCGGCGTTACGCCTCCATGGTCGGACTGAACGAGAATTACTCGATCTACGACATGTCGGATTCCAAATCGGCAATGAAGCGGGCCATCGCGGCGGCCGGAATCGCCACCTCCCACACCTCCCCCGAACAGATCTCCTCCGCGATCTCAAAGGCCAAGAATCGGCTGATCACGCCCGAGATCATGCAGCAACAATCCGGTCGGGCGGGCGACACCGTGGCCGCTCGGGTGTACCCGGTCTACCAACAGCAACTCCTGCTAGCCAACGCCGTCGATTTCGACGACCTGCTGTATCACTTCGCTCGCTTGTTGCGTGAAAACCCCGAGGTGCGTGCCGAGCTGGATGCGAAGCTGAAGTACATCATGGTGGACGAGTACCAGGACACGAACCTGGCGCAGTACGCGATCGTTCGCGCGATGTCCGTCGACCACCCGAACCTGGCCGTCACCGGCGACCCCGACCAATCGATCTACGGTTGGCGCGGAGCTGACCTGAACAACATCCTGGACTTCGAAAAGGATTACCCGAACGTCAAGACGGTTCGGCTGGAACAGAACTACCGAAGCACGCCGAATATTCTGGCCGTGGCCGATCAGTTGATTCGTCACAACCGGCGTCGGAAGGCGAAGGAGCTGTTCACGGAAAACCCCGACGGCGAAAACGTGATCCTGCGTCAGTACGAAGACGGCTATCAAGAGGCGGACGAGATCGCGGACGAGATTGCCGCGCAGATGATCGCCGGAAACGCTGAACCACGTGACTTCGCGATTTTCTGTCGCATGAATGCGCTGACTCGTTCGCTGGAACATGCACTGCGAAACCGCGGTTTGCCGTATCAAATCGTTAACGGGCAAGAGTTCTATCAACGGAAAGAAGTCAAAGACCTGCTCTCGTACTTGCACCTGATCAACAACCCCGCCCACGACGTGGCGTTGCAACGTGTGATCAACACGCCGACGCGAGGCATTGGTGCGACAACGATTGGTCGACTGCAAAGTTTTGCGGATGCCAATCGTATCCCGATGCTGGAAGCTGCCCGCCGGGCCAACGAGATTGACTCGCTATCCAAGCGTGCCGTCACGATGGTCAGCCGCTTCGTCACGATCTACGACCGACTGCGCAAGAAAGCGACCGCTTCGCTAGAAGACCTCCTGCGTTATCTAGTGGAAGAGACCCACTACGTCGCCTACTTGGAAAAGACGGGTATTGAAAAGGAAGATCACAACCCGGTCGCCAACGTCGACGAGTTGATCTCCGCTGCGGTTGAATTTGATCGCATGCATCCCGACGACGGATCCCTCGATGCGTTCCTGGAACAGGTTGCACTGGTTGCGGACACGGACGCGTTCGAGGATTCCAACAATCGCGTCACGTTGATGACCCTGCACGCAGCGAAGGGGCTGGAGTTCCCTCGCGTTTTCGTGATCGCGGTGGAAGACGATCTGTTGCCACACCGTCGCAGCAAAGAAGACGACCAACAACTCGAAGAAGAGCGACGGTTGCTGTTCGTCGGGATCACTCGTGCCAAGCAATGGTGCCAGCTGAGTTACGCGAAACGACGCAGCGTGCGCGGTGACATTCGCCCTGTCATTCCCAGCATGTTCTTGAACGAGCTGCCGCGAGCGGACATGACCGTTCAAGAAGCTCGGGCAGACAACGATTTCTTCGACGCCGTCGACCAGGAATACCCTGAGTCTTGGGACATCATCCAAGAGGAACCCGATGGCACGGCGGCGGACTCAGGCCCAGGCGTTCAATTGGACGCGGATCCGTTCGGGCCGGATGAGGTTTTCGAGCCTGGCCCCGAGCCTTCGAACCCTTCCACCGTCGACCGCTTGCCATCCGCTTCGGTGATTCCGGACGTCTACTTTGACGATGCGGAAACGCCCGTCAAGAAGTCGAAAGCGAAGTCCAAGATCAAGGCAGGCCTCCAGACGGCCAGCGAGATGTTGGATTCAGGCCGAACGCCGCTGAACCTGTACCGGGAAGGATCGACCGTGCGGCACCCCGAATACGGCGAGGGCACCATCACTTCCTTAGTCGGCCGTGGGCCTAAGAAGACCGCCAAGATTCAATTCGGCGAAGAAACTGGCGAGCAGACGTTCCGGCTCGCGTTCGCAAAATTGGAATTGGTTGACTGA